The Juglans microcarpa x Juglans regia isolate MS1-56 chromosome 2S, Jm3101_v1.0, whole genome shotgun sequence genome has a window encoding:
- the LOC121253474 gene encoding uncharacterized protein LOC121253474, producing the protein MEQKSAFRDKNGCKPPQPFVFNPLSRTGSKDLIDDDSNEWNEGLIRSVFNKQEVDHICSDETAMHVLWHCPATRDVWVESHRAIQKWSVNEVDLLKLWEDLSGKFNKNELEEVAVIMRDVWLQRNIFIFENKFSSPSSVIRTAKELREEFHSVKEGTKDSSMPNNRSSTKNFQKWLPPGENSFKTNWDVACDIKHRQLGIEVFIRDEKGEVIVAYCGARGYVDQPVIAEGLALRKAIEPCSDLGLNRVTFEGDAQNIVKAIYNLDEDLCCYGSIIENSKSFLFTWSKWTVQYTCRNTNTVAHILAKASIHSNVERVYG; encoded by the exons ATGGAGCAAAAATCAGCATTTAGGGACAAAAATGGTTGCAAACCCCCTCAGCCTTTTGTGTTCAATCCCCTATCTCGAACTGGAAGCAAAGACCTAATTGATGATGATTCAAATGAATGGAATGAAGGGCTAATCAGGTCAGTATTCAACAAACAAGAAGTTGATCATATATGCA GTGATGAGACAGCTATGCATGTTCTTTGGCATTGCCCTGCTACTAGAGATGTGTGGGTTGAGTCTCATAGAGCAATTCAGAAGTGGAGTGTTAATGAAGTTGATCTGCTAAAGCTATGGGAGGATTTGTCAGGGAAGTTTAATAAGAATGAGTTAGAGGAAGTTGCAGTCATCATGAGGGATGTATGGTTGCAAAGGAACATattcatttttgaaaataaattctcTAGTCCAAGTAGTGTCATCAGAACTGCCAAAGAATTACGGGAAGAATTCCATTCAGTAAAGGAGGGGACAAAAGATTCAAGTATGCCTAACAATCGAAGTTCAACTAAAAATTTCCAGAAATGGTTACCACCAGGAGAAAATAGTTTCAAAACTAATTGGGATGTAGCTTGTGATATCAAGCATAGGCAACTGGGGATAGAAGTCTTCATCAGAGATGAAAAGGGGGAAGTCATAGTAGCTTATTGTGGAGCAAGAGGTTATGTGGATCAACCAGTAATAGCAGAGGGACTTGCACTCAGAAAAGCCATAGAACCATGCAGTGACTTGGGACTCAATAGAGTGACATTTGAAGGGGATGCTCAGAACATTGTTAAAGCCATATATAATCTAGATGAAGATTTGTGTTGCTATGGAAGCATCATTGAAAACTCAAAGTCATTTTTATTCACTTGGTCCAAGTGGACAGTTCAATATACATGCAGAAATACAAACACGGTAGCACACATTTTGGCCAAGGCATCTATACATTCAAATGTAGAGAGAGTGTATGGATAG